A genomic window from Serratia liquefaciens includes:
- the fecI gene encoding ferric citrate uptake sigma factor FecI: MSATAPTSSDALTRLYATHHGWLRGWLQRRLGCAFDADDLAQDTFMRVMKNDSAATIREPKDFLVTLAKRVMVDFFRRKTLERAYLDMLALMPEALAPSPEQRHSLLESLQHIDSMLDGLGPKIKQAFLLSQLEGLGYAEIALRLGVSISSVKKYMAKAAEHCLLFSLETEYP, encoded by the coding sequence ATGTCAGCCACAGCCCCTACTTCCTCCGATGCGCTTACACGCCTCTACGCAACCCACCACGGTTGGCTGCGGGGCTGGCTGCAACGTCGACTCGGTTGCGCTTTTGATGCCGACGATCTGGCGCAGGACACGTTCATGCGTGTCATGAAGAACGACTCCGCCGCCACTATCCGCGAACCCAAAGATTTTCTGGTCACCCTCGCCAAACGGGTGATGGTCGATTTCTTCCGCCGTAAAACGCTGGAACGCGCTTATCTGGATATGCTGGCGCTGATGCCAGAGGCGCTGGCCCCCTCACCCGAACAGCGTCACAGCCTGCTTGAAAGTCTGCAACACATCGACAGCATGCTCGACGGGCTGGGGCCGAAGATCAAACAGGCCTTTTTGCTGTCGCAGCTCGAAGGGCTGGGTTATGCCGAGATCGCACTGCGCCTCGGCGTCTCGATCAGCTCGGTAAAAAAATACATGGCCAAAGCCGCCGAGCACTGCCTGTTGTTCAGTCTGGAAACCGAATACCCGTAA
- a CDS encoding carbohydrate kinase family protein gives MMKNNTKPTLYVVGNINVDVIMSTLQQWPQQGTEAMLDHSELRPGGSAGNCALALAALETPYRLVANLGNDYFSPWLAQLFPDSSPYWPTYSCETSLTFGVTHPDNERTFFSNQGHITRLSQDDVLHQIPVLAGSGDTVLMCGTFLCTTLLADYPALLKTLRQRGYRIAVDTGWPPQGWSDSLRTQIADWLPFCDILLLNEVETCGMAGSEDLYTAARTLNRQQPADAACVVKCGPDGARMWCGERLLQAAAHPIKVVDTIGAGDSFNAGFLTACLHGHSSAVALRWGIRAASHAISSSPRQYLDWNTLKTCAGEMV, from the coding sequence ATTATGAAGAACAACACCAAACCCACGCTTTACGTGGTGGGCAATATCAACGTCGACGTGATCATGAGCACCTTGCAGCAATGGCCACAGCAAGGGACCGAAGCAATGCTCGATCACAGCGAGCTGCGCCCCGGCGGCTCAGCAGGCAACTGCGCACTGGCGCTGGCGGCGCTGGAAACCCCTTACCGGCTGGTGGCCAACCTGGGCAATGACTATTTCAGCCCCTGGCTGGCGCAGCTGTTTCCGGACAGTTCGCCGTATTGGCCGACCTACAGCTGCGAAACTTCGCTGACTTTCGGCGTCACCCACCCCGACAATGAACGCACGTTTTTTAGCAATCAGGGGCATATTACCCGCCTCAGCCAGGACGATGTGCTGCATCAGATCCCGGTGTTGGCCGGCAGCGGTGACACCGTTTTGATGTGCGGCACCTTCCTGTGCACCACCTTGTTAGCCGATTACCCGGCGTTGCTGAAGACCCTGCGCCAGCGCGGCTATCGCATTGCGGTTGATACCGGCTGGCCCCCACAGGGCTGGAGCGATTCGTTACGCACGCAAATCGCCGACTGGCTGCCGTTCTGCGATATTTTGCTGCTCAATGAAGTAGAAACCTGCGGCATGGCGGGCAGCGAAGATCTGTACACCGCCGCTCGCACCCTGAATCGCCAACAGCCTGCCGACGCCGCCTGCGTGGTGAAATGTGGCCCGGACGGTGCGCGCATGTGGTGCGGCGAACGGTTATTGCAGGCGGCGGCACATCCGATCAAGGTGGTCGACACCATTGGCGCCGGGGACAGCTTTAACGCCGGTTTCCTGACCGCCTGCCTGCATGGCCACTCGTCAGCAGTGGCGCTGCGCTGGGGCATTCGCGCCGCCAGCCACGCCATCAGCAGCTCGCCGCGCCAGTATCTGGACTGGAATACCCTGAAAACCTGCGCCGGAGAAATGGTCTGA
- a CDS encoding extracellular solute-binding protein, translated as MKSHTLAATAACTLSALALSLSSAYAAPTQISALFMTQAAYSENDIRAMTADFSKQHPDITVNLEFVPYEALHDKIVAARGAGSNGYDVVLFDAIWPAEFTKFGLLQDVTARISADDSAKIFAGAMTTVTYKDKRWGMPWILDTKYLYYNKAMLAKAGIAAPPKTWQELAQQAEILKQKNVVKYPLVWSWSQAEALICDYTTLVSAFKGQFIQQGKITFSSPGSLQAASYMKASLDKGLTNPNSREYLEEDVRKAFSNGDAAFALNWTYMYNMANDPKQSKVAGDVGIVPAPGSEAGQVSAVNGSMGLGIAKASAHPDQAWQYISYMTSQPVQDKYAKLSLPIWKSSYEDPAVQKGQEPLIAAAKQSLNVMLSRPETADYSRLSNGLQQDLQQILQGKVTPQAGLDAATQSAARLR; from the coding sequence ATGAAAAGCCATACCCTTGCCGCTACGGCAGCCTGTACTTTGTCTGCCCTGGCGCTCAGTCTCTCATCCGCCTATGCCGCTCCCACGCAAATTAGCGCGTTGTTTATGACCCAGGCGGCCTACAGTGAAAACGATATCCGCGCCATGACCGCGGACTTCAGCAAACAACACCCGGATATCACCGTTAATCTGGAATTTGTCCCTTACGAGGCGCTGCACGATAAAATCGTCGCGGCGCGCGGTGCAGGCAGCAACGGCTACGATGTGGTGCTGTTCGACGCCATCTGGCCGGCGGAGTTCACCAAGTTCGGCCTGCTGCAAGACGTCACCGCGCGCATCAGCGCCGACGACAGCGCCAAAATCTTTGCCGGCGCCATGACCACCGTCACCTACAAAGACAAGCGCTGGGGCATGCCGTGGATCCTCGACACCAAATACCTGTATTACAACAAGGCCATGCTGGCCAAGGCCGGGATTGCCGCCCCGCCGAAAACCTGGCAGGAACTGGCTCAGCAGGCGGAAATTCTGAAGCAGAAAAACGTGGTCAAATACCCGCTGGTGTGGAGCTGGTCACAGGCCGAAGCGTTGATTTGCGACTACACCACGCTGGTGTCGGCCTTTAAAGGCCAGTTCATCCAGCAGGGTAAAATTACCTTCTCCAGCCCAGGTTCGCTGCAGGCCGCCAGCTACATGAAAGCGTCACTGGACAAGGGGCTGACCAACCCGAATTCTCGCGAATATCTGGAGGAGGACGTGCGCAAAGCCTTCTCCAACGGGGATGCAGCCTTCGCACTGAACTGGACCTATATGTACAACATGGCCAACGATCCCAAGCAAAGCAAGGTGGCCGGCGACGTCGGTATCGTGCCAGCGCCGGGCTCCGAGGCCGGTCAGGTTTCTGCGGTGAATGGCTCCATGGGCCTCGGCATTGCCAAGGCCAGCGCCCACCCCGATCAGGCCTGGCAGTACATCAGTTACATGACCTCGCAGCCGGTGCAGGACAAGTACGCCAAGCTTAGCCTGCCGATCTGGAAATCCTCCTATGAGGATCCCGCGGTGCAGAAAGGCCAGGAACCGCTGATCGCTGCCGCCAAACAGTCGTTGAACGTGATGCTTTCACGCCCCGAAACCGCGGATTACTCACGGCTGTCCAACGGATTGCAGCAGGACCTGCAGCAAATCCTGCAGGGCAAAGTCACGCCGCAGGCCGGGCTGGATGCCGCGACCCAAAGCGCTGCACGGTTACGTTAA
- a CDS encoding carbohydrate ABC transporter permease has translation MKPKIRLLLRYGAALLLAVSILAPMLWLFLMSVSSSADLTRVPLEWLPRHWDFSRYASLLSLQPGQPGALFLHALFNSLLVACGATLISLLLAIPAAFSFSRYPGRDGWLFASLAIYMVPPVAFVLPLYFILQQLALLNTHIGLVLVYCSLILPFLTWMLKNHFDALPIDIEQAARLDGLRQWQVLVRITLPLAKPALGASALFGWLLAWDEFFYALLFTSNIQAQTLPVTIAGFTAGRATDDGLIAAVGILAAIPPLFIALWLQKTLVSGLTSGGSKG, from the coding sequence ATGAAGCCTAAGATCCGCCTGCTCTTGCGCTACGGCGCCGCGCTGCTGCTGGCGGTGTCGATTCTCGCACCCATGCTATGGCTGTTTCTGATGAGCGTCAGCTCTTCGGCCGATCTGACCCGCGTGCCGCTGGAATGGCTGCCGCGTCACTGGGATTTTTCGCGTTACGCCAGCCTGCTGTCGTTGCAACCCGGCCAACCCGGTGCGTTGTTTCTGCACGCGTTGTTCAACAGCCTGCTGGTAGCCTGTGGCGCGACGCTGATTTCGTTACTGCTGGCCATTCCCGCGGCGTTCAGCTTTTCCCGCTATCCCGGCCGCGACGGTTGGCTGTTCGCCAGCCTGGCGATCTACATGGTGCCGCCGGTGGCTTTCGTGCTGCCGCTGTACTTTATCCTGCAGCAGTTGGCGCTGTTGAACACCCATATCGGTCTGGTGCTGGTCTACTGCTCGCTGATCCTGCCGTTTCTCACCTGGATGCTGAAAAACCACTTTGATGCCCTGCCGATCGACATCGAGCAGGCGGCCCGGCTGGACGGGCTGCGCCAGTGGCAAGTGCTGGTGCGCATTACCCTGCCGCTGGCCAAACCGGCATTGGGGGCCTCGGCGCTGTTCGGCTGGTTGCTGGCCTGGGACGAATTTTTCTACGCGCTGCTGTTTACCAGCAATATTCAGGCGCAGACGTTACCGGTGACCATTGCCGGTTTCACCGCCGGGCGGGCCACCGATGACGGGCTGATTGCCGCCGTCGGCATTCTGGCCGCCATTCCACCGCTGTTCATTGCCCTCTGGCTGCAAAAAACCCTGGTTAGCGGCTTAACCAGCGGCGGCAGCAAGGGCTAA
- a CDS encoding carbohydrate ABC transporter permease — protein MLTLPQRERRQAWVLLAPMLLMMLLLTAWPLCRTLWLSFTDAALVGDGVAPAWVGADNFFYALSDPDFQAALGRTLYFTLVSVAFEGVIGVLVALLLNQKFHGRNLLRVLVILPWALPTIVNATMWRLNFNPDYGSINALLTQLGVIDHYRSWLGDPASALNAVMLADIWKNYPLITLLTLAALQTIPDDLYEAARLDGASAWRRFRAITLPAILAPLAVALVLRTIDAFKVFDIIYVMTRGGPMDSTKTLSFFVYQESFSYLRAGSGAAYAVLMTLLCGVLIALYMLMLFRQRRRSLADEA, from the coding sequence ATGCTCACTTTGCCCCAACGTGAGCGTCGTCAGGCATGGGTGCTGCTGGCACCCATGCTGCTGATGATGCTGCTGCTCACCGCCTGGCCGCTGTGCCGCACCCTGTGGCTGAGTTTTACCGATGCGGCGCTGGTCGGCGACGGCGTTGCCCCGGCCTGGGTCGGTGCGGATAACTTTTTTTATGCCCTGTCCGACCCGGACTTTCAGGCCGCGCTAGGGCGTACGCTGTATTTCACCCTGGTTTCGGTTGCCTTCGAAGGGGTGATTGGCGTGCTGGTGGCGCTGTTGCTGAATCAAAAATTCCACGGTCGCAATCTGCTGCGGGTGTTGGTGATTTTGCCGTGGGCGTTGCCGACCATCGTCAACGCCACGATGTGGCGACTGAATTTCAACCCGGATTACGGCAGTATCAACGCGCTGCTGACTCAGCTCGGCGTGATCGACCACTATCGCAGTTGGCTGGGAGACCCGGCTTCGGCACTCAACGCGGTAATGCTGGCGGACATTTGGAAGAACTATCCGCTGATCACCCTGCTGACGCTGGCGGCGTTACAAACCATCCCGGATGATTTGTACGAGGCGGCGCGGCTGGACGGTGCTTCTGCCTGGCGACGGTTCCGCGCCATCACCCTGCCAGCCATTCTGGCGCCGCTGGCCGTGGCGTTGGTGCTGCGTACCATTGACGCGTTCAAAGTGTTCGACATCATTTACGTGATGACGCGCGGCGGGCCGATGGACAGTACCAAAACCCTGAGTTTCTTTGTCTACCAGGAATCGTTCAGCTATCTGCGCGCCGGTAGCGGTGCCGCCTACGCCGTGCTGATGACCTTGCTGTGCGGCGTGCTGATTGCGCTGTACATGCTGATGCTGTTCCGCCAGCGCAGAAGGAGCCTCGCCGATGAAGCCTAA
- a CDS encoding ABC transporter ATP-binding protein → MASVELVKVAKYYGKQRVLNPLDLKIPDGSFTVLVGPSGCGKSTLLRLLAGLDSLTEGTILLDKKKINDLDPADRDIAMVFQSYALYPHLTVAENMAFHMQVMKVSKSEQQTKVQQAARILGIDPLLQRYPKELSGGQRQRVAMGRAMVRNPKVFLFDEPLSNLDAQLRMELRAEIKALHQQFKTTTVYVTHDQIEAMTLADQIVVMKDGNIVQQGKPLEIYDAPADTFVARFIGSPPMNLLEGVVTLRDDRPGVACGELWLPLPTKWRHVATGNKVILGLRPHDFHLVDHSEQPAAQLRLMEITGDVSLLHLTWGGYRLHVQFSGRVNAQNGQPLWLAPNREAIHLFDAATGRRLSES, encoded by the coding sequence ATGGCAAGTGTAGAACTGGTAAAAGTGGCTAAATACTACGGCAAACAGCGGGTGTTGAACCCGCTGGATCTGAAGATCCCCGACGGCAGCTTTACCGTGTTGGTCGGCCCTTCAGGCTGCGGTAAGTCCACGCTGTTGCGCCTGCTGGCCGGGCTGGACAGCCTGACGGAAGGCACAATCCTGCTGGATAAAAAGAAGATCAACGATTTGGATCCTGCCGACCGCGACATCGCCATGGTGTTCCAGAGCTATGCGCTCTATCCGCACCTGACGGTGGCGGAAAACATGGCTTTTCACATGCAGGTAATGAAGGTAAGCAAAAGCGAGCAGCAAACCAAGGTACAACAAGCGGCGCGCATTCTGGGGATCGACCCGCTGCTGCAGCGCTACCCCAAAGAACTTTCCGGCGGCCAGCGCCAGCGGGTGGCGATGGGCCGTGCCATGGTGCGTAACCCCAAGGTGTTTTTATTCGACGAACCGCTGTCCAATCTCGACGCCCAACTGCGCATGGAGCTGCGTGCCGAGATCAAAGCCCTGCATCAGCAGTTCAAAACCACCACGGTGTATGTCACCCACGATCAGATTGAAGCCATGACGCTGGCCGATCAAATCGTGGTGATGAAAGACGGCAATATCGTGCAGCAAGGCAAACCGCTGGAGATCTACGACGCCCCCGCCGATACCTTTGTGGCGCGTTTTATCGGTTCCCCGCCGATGAACCTGTTGGAGGGCGTCGTCACGCTACGCGACGATCGGCCTGGCGTCGCCTGCGGTGAACTCTGGTTACCATTGCCCACAAAATGGCGACATGTGGCGACAGGCAACAAAGTGATCCTTGGGCTTCGTCCGCACGATTTTCATCTGGTCGATCACAGCGAGCAACCTGCCGCCCAACTGCGGCTGATGGAGATCACCGGCGACGTCAGCCTGCTGCATCTCACCTGGGGCGGTTATCGGCTGCACGTGCAGTTCAGCGGACGGGTCAACGCACAGAACGGCCAGCCGCTGTGGCTGGCTCCCAACCGCGAGGCGATCCACCTGTTCGACGCCGCGACGGGACGGCGCTTGAGTGAAAGTTGA